One part of the Candidatus Borreliella tachyglossi genome encodes these proteins:
- the fliP gene encoding flagellar type III secretion system pore protein FliP (The bacterial flagellar biogenesis protein FliP forms a type III secretion system (T3SS)-type pore required for flagellar assembly.): MGKNISLFLFFGVVNLSFAQNKSLQTTTGLNFPFVDLGNSTGGGIVFPLQLLLILTVITLSPAFLVLMTSFLRISIVLDFIRRALALQQSPPNQVIMGLALFLTLFTMWPTFNIVYKDAYLPLKDAKIDFNEFYDKGIAPLRNFMYKQMSNGKHEEIRLFMSISKYPRPTNFSEVPTHVLIASFVLHELKVAFKMGILIFLPFIVIDIIVASVLMAMGMIMLPPVMISLPFKLILFVMVDGWTLITSGLVKSFM; this comes from the coding sequence TTGGGAAAAAATATAAGTCTTTTCTTGTTTTTTGGAGTTGTAAATTTGTCCTTTGCTCAGAATAAATCTTTGCAAACTACTACTGGTCTAAATTTTCCTTTTGTTGATTTGGGAAATTCTACTGGCGGGGGAATAGTTTTTCCTTTGCAACTTTTATTGATATTAACTGTAATAACTCTTTCTCCAGCCTTTTTAGTCTTAATGACTTCTTTTTTAAGAATATCAATAGTATTAGATTTTATCAGAAGAGCATTAGCACTTCAGCAATCTCCACCGAATCAGGTAATAATGGGATTGGCTTTGTTTTTAACTCTTTTTACCATGTGGCCAACTTTTAATATAGTGTATAAGGATGCTTATTTGCCTCTTAAGGATGCAAAAATAGATTTTAATGAATTTTATGATAAGGGAATAGCTCCGCTTAGAAATTTTATGTATAAGCAGATGTCTAATGGAAAGCATGAAGAAATTAGATTATTTATGAGTATTAGTAAATATCCCAGGCCTACAAATTTTAGTGAAGTTCCAACTCATGTTCTGATTGCATCTTTTGTTTTACATGAGCTGAAAGTTGCTTTTAAAATGGGCATTTTGATATTTTTACCATTTATAGTAATAGACATTATTGTAGCTTCGGTTTTAATGGCAATGGGAATGATAATGTTGCCACCTGTAATGATATCTTTACCATTTAAACTTATTCTTTTTGTAATGGTGGATGGTTGGACTTTAATTACTAGCGGACTTGTTAAAAGTTTCATGTGA
- the fliL gene encoding flagellar basal body-associated protein FliL, translated as MPDKDDENMDIGSDDSKKSGLLSDIIIKFLQILAIGLFTVVIMIIVSYFVSKMVVSQSGTPNDFPIFSNEYLGKPPMLIWYESIDEIRGTTLDTPPKTFVVKLALGYAENNVNILNELGRQKVRLKDIIREYFSQRTGQEIKNESQIKAEIKARINSVLRNGEIKEIALTQIDIFDM; from the coding sequence ATGCCTGATAAAGATGATGAGAACATGGATATAGGTAGTGATGATAGTAAGAAGAGTGGTTTGCTATCTGACATTATAATAAAGTTTTTACAAATATTGGCTATAGGGTTATTTACTGTTGTTATTATGATAATTGTTTCTTATTTTGTCTCTAAGATGGTTGTAAGCCAAAGTGGGACACCTAATGATTTTCCAATTTTTTCTAATGAATATTTAGGGAAACCCCCTATGCTTATATGGTATGAGAGTATAGATGAGATTAGAGGAACTACTTTGGATACCCCTCCAAAAACTTTTGTTGTAAAACTTGCTTTGGGCTATGCTGAAAATAATGTAAATATTTTAAATGAACTTGGAAGACAAAAGGTACGATTAAAAGATATTATTAGAGAATATTTTAGTCAAAGAACAGGACAAGAGATAAAAAATGAAAGTCAAATTAAAGCTGAAATTAAGGCTAGGATTAATAGTGTTCTTAGAAATGGTGAAATAAAAGAAATAGCATTAACACAAATTGATATTTTTGATATGTAG
- a CDS encoding motility protein A, with protein sequence MNLASIIGWGVGFGAILISMAFTPTGLGVFWDLSSVFITVVGSFSALMASSEILAVKKIPTYLGFFFKKSTFAKASIIKNLVELSEKARKEGLLSLDDELEQISDPFFKSGMRLVVDGADPEIIRTMLYLELDQMQERHKMGSDLFGTWAKLAPAFGMTGTLIGLIALLGNLEDKSALGSSMAVALVTTLYGTIMANLMFLPVQIKLESIDSEEAAVKTMLVEGILSIQAGDNPRILEQKLVTFLTPKDRNQLGGVLGGE encoded by the coding sequence ATGAATTTGGCTAGTATAATTGGATGGGGAGTTGGATTTGGGGCTATTTTAATTTCTATGGCGTTTACTCCTACGGGGTTAGGGGTTTTTTGGGATTTGAGTTCTGTATTTATTACAGTTGTTGGATCTTTTTCTGCACTTATGGCTTCCTCAGAAATTCTCGCCGTTAAGAAAATTCCTACATATTTAGGATTTTTCTTTAAGAAGAGTACTTTTGCTAAGGCGTCTATTATAAAGAATTTGGTGGAGCTCTCAGAAAAAGCTAGAAAAGAAGGACTATTATCTCTTGATGATGAGCTTGAGCAGATCAGTGACCCGTTTTTTAAGTCTGGAATGAGACTTGTTGTTGATGGTGCTGATCCCGAGATAATTCGAACTATGCTTTATCTTGAGCTTGATCAGATGCAAGAAAGACATAAGATGGGCTCTGATCTTTTTGGAACTTGGGCAAAGCTTGCTCCTGCTTTTGGAATGACAGGTACTCTTATTGGTCTTATAGCTCTTCTTGGAAATTTAGAAGATAAATCAGCACTTGGTTCTTCTATGGCTGTTGCTCTTGTTACGACTCTTTATGGCACAATAATGGCAAATTTGATGTTTCTTCCTGTTCAGATTAAATTAGAATCTATAGATTCTGAGGAGGCAGCAGTTAAGACAATGTTGGTTGAGGGTATTTTATCAATTCAGGCAGGCGATAATCCTAGAATTTTAGAGCAGAAGCTTGTGACATTCTTAACGCCTAAAGACAGAAATCAGCTTGGGGGTGTTCTTGGAGGTGAGTAA
- the fliN gene encoding flagellar motor switch protein FliN → MGVDENDISEEKPEIKGVKLPDLIDTLPEGVDSSNFGLLMDVSMQVTVELGRTERKIKDILGMSEGTIITLDKLAGEPVDILVNGKVVAKGEVVVIDENFGVRITEIIKIKNE, encoded by the coding sequence ATGGGTGTAGATGAGAATGACATTAGTGAAGAGAAGCCTGAGATAAAGGGTGTTAAGCTTCCTGATTTGATTGATACTTTGCCGGAAGGTGTTGATTCTAGTAATTTTGGGCTTTTAATGGATGTATCCATGCAGGTTACGGTTGAGCTTGGTAGAACTGAGCGTAAGATAAAGGATATACTTGGTATGTCTGAGGGAACAATTATTACGCTTGATAAACTTGCAGGTGAGCCTGTTGATATTTTGGTTAATGGGAAAGTAGTGGCTAAGGGCGAGGTGGTTGTAATTGATGAGAATTTTGGGGTTAGAATTACCGAAATAATTAAAATTAAAAATGAGTAG
- a CDS encoding flagellar biosynthesis protein FliZ (possible structural component of the flagellum that anchors the rod to the membrane), whose amino-acid sequence MSRLTSFKLLFLIFITFFSKNLFAQKDGVTLDSTPSSLESEIDLPILGDDKVDLNSDDIRKLSLFNIADLVNILLFCIFFIFCIFLFKRMIFSRKILKNDRQSNFIRELAFYEIDNKNSIRIINILGNIYVFLVSINSSILLREIKQGEELDKLEFELDKVKGLGSTKSFRAIFYKILRKSKEDESLPDEVEYTELEKDIETSLKSKQDRLKKF is encoded by the coding sequence ATGAGTAGGTTAACTTCATTTAAGTTGTTGTTTTTAATTTTTATTACATTCTTTTCTAAGAATTTATTTGCGCAAAAAGATGGAGTTACTTTGGATAGTACCCCGTCTAGTTTAGAGAGTGAAATTGATTTGCCAATATTGGGAGATGATAAGGTTGATTTGAATAGTGACGATATACGAAAACTATCTCTTTTCAATATTGCGGATTTGGTTAATATATTGCTTTTCTGTATCTTTTTTATTTTTTGTATCTTTTTATTTAAGAGAATGATTTTTAGTCGTAAGATATTAAAAAATGATAGACAGTCGAATTTTATAAGAGAGCTTGCTTTTTATGAAATAGATAATAAAAATTCTATAAGGATTATCAATATACTAGGCAATATTTATGTATTTTTGGTGTCTATCAATTCTTCTATTTTACTAAGAGAGATAAAGCAAGGGGAAGAGTTAGACAAGTTAGAATTTGAGCTTGACAAGGTTAAGGGACTGGGTAGCACAAAATCTTTTAGGGCAATTTTTTATAAAATATTGCGGAAGAGTAAGGAAGATGAATCTTTGCCTGATGAAGTTGAGTATACGGAGCTAGAGAAGGATATTGAAACTTCTTTAAAAAGTAAGCAGGATAGGTTGAAAAAGTTTTAG
- the fliR gene encoding flagellar biosynthetic protein FliR produces the protein MDINFLVSKSFVILPVFIRIFLFLRFSPLFATVKVSYLNFFFSLILSVIIVDKINIAYPLDSLFSFSLILLGEALLGLIQAFFVNIIFSVFHLLGFFFSNQMGLAYANIFDVFAEEDSLVISQIFTYLFLLLFLSHNILFRFFLIGVHDSILNVRIENLVNIKDYEFIKLMLYSFAILFEKALVISLPILGVLLLLYLVLGILSKTSPQINLLMISFAVSLLLGLIILYISFPSLIISIRRVIELALDSMRNVLNLFSETLE, from the coding sequence ATGGATATAAATTTTTTAGTTTCAAAGTCTTTCGTAATCTTGCCTGTATTTATTAGGATTTTTCTCTTCTTAAGATTTTCTCCTCTTTTTGCAACTGTAAAAGTGAGTTATTTAAATTTTTTCTTTTCCTTGATTCTGTCGGTTATTATTGTAGATAAAATAAATATTGCTTACCCTTTAGACAGTTTGTTTTCATTTTCATTGATATTATTGGGGGAAGCTCTTTTAGGCCTTATTCAAGCTTTTTTTGTAAATATAATTTTTAGTGTTTTTCATTTACTTGGATTTTTTTTCTCAAATCAGATGGGACTTGCTTATGCAAATATTTTTGATGTGTTTGCGGAGGAGGATAGCTTGGTAATATCTCAAATATTTACTTATCTATTTTTGCTCTTGTTTTTGTCGCATAATATTCTATTTCGGTTTTTTTTGATCGGAGTTCATGATTCTATTTTAAATGTTAGAATTGAAAATTTGGTCAATATAAAAGATTATGAATTTATTAAGTTAATGCTTTATTCTTTTGCTATTCTTTTTGAAAAAGCTTTAGTAATTTCTTTGCCGATATTGGGAGTACTTTTACTGCTTTATTTGGTTTTAGGTATACTTTCAAAGACCTCTCCTCAGATTAATTTATTAATGATTAGTTTTGCAGTTTCGTTGCTTTTAGGATTGATTATTTTATATATTAGTTTCCCAAGTTTGATAATATCTATTAGAAGGGTCATTGAACTTGCTCTAGACTCTATGCGAAATGTTTTAAATTTATTCTCTGAGACTTTGGAATGA
- the fliQ gene encoding flagellar biosynthesis protein FliQ: MTTGQIIYLVRVSIENIIILSAPMLITALIVGLLISIFQAVTSIQDQTLSFIPKIIIILLTLIVFGPWILKKLIQFAFLVFSQIQNI; encoded by the coding sequence ATGACAACGGGGCAAATTATTTATCTGGTTAGGGTGTCTATTGAAAATATTATTATTCTTTCGGCTCCAATGTTGATCACAGCGCTTATAGTTGGACTTTTGATTTCAATTTTTCAAGCCGTTACATCGATTCAAGATCAGACTCTTAGCTTTATTCCTAAAATTATTATAATACTTTTAACGCTTATAGTTTTTGGTCCTTGGATTTTAAAAAAGCTTATACAATTCGCTTTTTTGGTTTTTAGTCAAATACAAAATATATAA
- the motB gene encoding flagellar motor protein MotB: MALRAKKNSKREEGAPDYMLTYGDMVTLLLVFFVTMFSLNDIIVKENILRIMSASFSGSGFFKGGKTLDVGKLSYLSNSFMSLPSTEKNKQASQTAKNKSMIEFIEKIQSKSIIVRRLERGVVVSLLADAFFDSASAEVKLDENRRAIQRIASFIGFLDDQGYNFKIEGHTDNVDTDVNGIWKSNWELSAVRAVNMLEQILNYADQSRIESIESRFEVSGFAGSRPIATDDTPEGRAYNRRIDILITSDSSLSTPKSVN; the protein is encoded by the coding sequence ATGGCATTGAGAGCTAAGAAGAATTCAAAGCGCGAAGAAGGTGCTCCTGATTATATGTTAACGTATGGAGACATGGTTACTTTGTTACTTGTTTTTTTTGTTACTATGTTTTCGTTAAATGATATTATCGTTAAGGAAAATATATTAAGAATAATGTCAGCTTCATTTTCAGGATCTGGATTTTTTAAGGGCGGAAAGACTTTGGATGTTGGTAAACTTTCTTATTTGAGTAATAGTTTTATGTCTTTGCCTTCTACTGAGAAGAATAAACAAGCTTCTCAGACAGCTAAAAATAAATCTATGATTGAATTCATTGAAAAGATTCAGTCTAAGAGTATTATTGTTAGACGACTTGAGAGAGGTGTTGTTGTGTCCCTTTTAGCTGATGCTTTTTTTGACTCAGCTAGCGCTGAGGTTAAGCTTGATGAGAATAGGAGAGCAATACAAAGAATAGCATCTTTTATTGGGTTTTTAGATGATCAAGGATATAATTTTAAAATAGAGGGTCATACGGATAATGTTGATACTGATGTGAATGGAATTTGGAAAAGTAATTGGGAGCTCTCAGCAGTAAGGGCGGTAAATATGCTAGAGCAGATTTTAAATTATGCTGATCAGTCTAGGATAGAAAGTATTGAGAGTAGATTTGAAGTATCCGGATTTGCAGGTAGCAGGCCAATTGCTACAGATGATACTCCTGAGGGCAGAGCCTATAATAGAAGAATTGATATTTTAATTACGAGTGATTCTTCTTTGAGTACTCCTAAGAGTGTTAATTAG
- the fliM gene encoding flagellar motor switch protein FliM produces MASNPGALSQDDIDSLLESINSSENLSSDDALSNVISSPMGKKQKVKVYDFKRPDKFSKEQVRTVSSFHEAFARYTTTSLSALLRKMVHVHVASVDQLTYEEFIRSIPNPTTLAIINMDPLKGSAIFEVDPTIAFAIVDRLFGGDGDTMKDKSRDLTEIEQSVMESVIIRILANMREAWSQVVDLRPRFGHIEVNPQFAQIVPPTEMIILVTLEVKIGKVEGLMNFCLPYITIEPIVSKLSTRYWHSLIGVGTTSENLDALREKLENTDMPLIAEMGEVRLKVKEILSLEKGDVISLENSQINKDLTLKVGTKQKFKCRMGLVGNKIAVQVTEKVGDIKDFDLLKELTEEVE; encoded by the coding sequence ATGGCAAGTAATCCGGGGGCATTATCACAGGATGATATAGACAGTCTTTTAGAATCTATTAATTCATCTGAGAATTTATCATCAGATGATGCGCTTTCCAATGTTATATCTAGTCCTATGGGTAAGAAGCAGAAGGTTAAAGTTTATGATTTTAAAAGGCCAGACAAGTTTTCAAAGGAGCAAGTCAGAACTGTATCAAGTTTTCATGAGGCATTTGCAAGGTATACTACGACTTCCCTCTCAGCTCTTTTAAGAAAGATGGTGCACGTACATGTAGCTTCAGTAGATCAGTTAACTTATGAAGAGTTTATTAGGTCTATCCCAAATCCTACTACTTTGGCAATAATAAACATGGATCCTCTTAAGGGTTCTGCTATATTTGAAGTTGATCCGACTATTGCATTTGCAATAGTCGATAGACTTTTTGGTGGGGATGGGGATACTATGAAAGACAAGAGTAGAGATTTAACGGAGATAGAACAATCTGTTATGGAGAGCGTTATTATTCGTATACTTGCTAATATGAGAGAAGCTTGGTCTCAGGTAGTAGATCTTAGACCTCGTTTTGGACATATAGAGGTTAATCCTCAATTTGCTCAGATTGTTCCTCCAACAGAAATGATTATTTTAGTAACTCTTGAGGTTAAGATAGGTAAGGTAGAGGGGTTGATGAATTTTTGTTTGCCTTATATTACAATAGAGCCTATTGTTTCCAAGCTGTCAACAAGGTATTGGCATTCTTTAATTGGCGTGGGTACTACTAGCGAAAATCTTGATGCTTTAAGGGAAAAGCTTGAAAATACAGATATGCCTTTGATAGCTGAGATGGGAGAAGTTAGATTAAAGGTGAAAGAAATATTGTCTTTAGAAAAGGGTGATGTGATTAGTCTTGAGAATTCTCAAATAAATAAGGATTTAACTCTAAAGGTAGGAACTAAACAGAAATTTAAATGTAGAATGGGGCTTGTGGGGAATAAGATTGCTGTTCAGGTTACAGAAAAAGTTGGTGATATAAAGGATTTTGACTTGTTAAAGGAACTTACAGAAGAGGTTGAATAG